A genome region from Glycine max cultivar Williams 82 chromosome 5, Glycine_max_v4.0, whole genome shotgun sequence includes the following:
- the LOC100788308 gene encoding probable starch synthase 4, chloroplastic/amyloplastic isoform X2, with amino-acid sequence MASKLRTCFVCWNLSGFNCVNHHNANNNWVVRVSFPASCKMRHRATFSSQHKRQQIKPSAEGGLRQNQDEEDDTEVSLNNDDSVENLNDATAPLAININGAEQAEQLSGRQLEDLLVMIKNAEKNILLLNEARIRACEDLEKILVEKEALQGEINVLETRLAETDARITVANQEKIHVEFLEGQLEKLRNELAQKGSTERKYAELHDLQNDDLSDANPLSHNVSIHSLTEELNSLRAENASLKNAIESFKTQLSDVKNNDERLVALEKERSSLESALKDLESKLSISQDGVSQISTLTVECKDLWDKVENLQSLLDKATKQADQAVLVLQQNQDLRRKVDKLEASLEEANIYKLSSDKLQKYNELMQQKIKLLEDRLQKSDEEINSYVWLYQQSVKEFQDTLDTLKKESKKRNLEEPVEDMPWEFWSQLLLLIDGWTLENKISVDDASLLREKVWKRDRRISDTYIACKKQTEQEAISAFLGLLSSATSPGLHVIHIAAEMAPVAKVGGLGDVVSGLGKALQKKGHLVEIVLPKYDCMQYDRVCDLRALDVLIDSYFDRQLYKNKIWVGTIEGLPVYFIEPHHPDKFFWRGKFYGEHDDFRRFSFFSRAALEFLLQAGKKPDIIHCHDWQTAFIAPLYWDIYAPKGLNSARICFTCHNFEYQGTAAASELESCGLESHHLNRPDRMQDNSAHDRVNSVKGGIVFSNIVTTVSPTYAQEVRTSEGGHGLHSTLSAHSKKFIGILNGIDTDAWNPATDAFLPVQYNATDLQGKAENKQALRRNLGLSSTDVRRPLVGCITRLVPQKGVHLIRHAIYLTLELGGQFVLLGSSPVPHIQFSLL; translated from the exons ATGGCGTCGAAGCTGAGAACGTGCTTCGTGTGCTGGAACCTGAGCGGTTTCAACTGCGTTAACCACCACAACGCCAATAATAATTGGGTAGTGCGAGTTTCGTTTCCAGCTTCTTGCAAAATGCGACACCGCGCCACTTTCAG TTCACAGCATAAGAGACAACAGATCAAGCCTTCCGCAGAGGGAGGTCTCCGTCAAAATCAAGATGAAGAAGACGACACCGAGGTTTCGTTGAACAACGATGATTCTGTGGAGAATTTGAATGATGCCACCGCGCCTTTG GCCATAAACATAAATGGAGCAGAGCAGGCTGAACAGTTGTCTGGTAGGCAACTTGAGGATTTGCTGGTCATGATAAAAAATGCAGAGAAAA acattcttcttttaaatgaGGCTAGGATTCGTGCATGTGAAGATCTTGAAAAGATTCTTGTAGAAAAGGAAGCATTGCAAGGAGAGATTAATGTCTTGGAGACAAGGTTGGCTGAGACTGATGCACGGATTACAGTTGCCAACCAGGAAAAGATACATGTGGAATTCTTGGAGGGGCAGCTAGAGAAACTGCGTAATGAGTTGGCCCAAAAGGGAAGTACTGAAAGAAAATATGCTGAATTGCATGACCTTCAAAATGATGATTTGAGTGATGCAAACCCTCTAAGTCATAATGTTAGCATTCATTCCCTTACTGAGGAGCTTAATTCATTAAGAGCAGAAAATGCCTCTTTGAAGAATGCCATAGAATCATTTAAAACCCAGCTTAGTGATGTCAAGAATAATGATGAACGTTTGGTTGCATTGGAAAAGGAACGGTCCTCTTTGGAATCAGCCCTAAAAGACTTGGAATCGAAACTATCAATCTCTCAGGATGGTGTATCACAAATTTCTACGCTTACAGTTGAATGCAAGGATCTGTGGGATAAGGTTGAAAATTTGCAATCATTGCTAGATAAAGCAACCAAACAAGCTGATCAAGCTGTTCTTGTGCTGCAACAAAACCAAGATCTTCGAAGGAAGGTGGATAAATTGGAAGCATCTCTTGAAGAAGCTAATATCTATAAGCTATCATCTGACAAATTGCAAAAATATAATGAACTAATGCAACAAAAGATAAAACTATTGGAGGATCGTCTTCAAAAATCAGATGAAGAGATAAATTCTTATGTTTGGCTATATCAACAGTCAGTGAAGGAATTTCAAGATACACTTGATACTctgaaaaaagaaagcaagaaaagGAATTTGGAAGAACCGGTGGAAGATATGCCGTGGGAATTTTGGAGTCAACTGTTACTTCTTATTGATGGTTGGAcactagaaaataaaatatcagtAGATGATGCAAGTCTTTTGCGAGAAAAGGTGTGGAAGAGAGACAGGCGTATTAGTGATACCTATATAGCTTGCAAAAAACAAACTGAACAGGAGGCTATTTCTGCATTTCTTGGGCTTTTATCATCTGCGACAAG TCCAGGATTGCACGTGATTCATATTGCAGCAGAGATGGCACCAGTAGCTAAG GTTGGTGGTTTGGGGGATGTTGTCAGTGGTCTAGGTAAAGCACTGCAAAAGAAAGGACACCTTGTTGAAATTGTGCTTCCCAAATATGATTGTATGCAATATGACCGTGTCTGTGACTTACGG GCTTTGGATGTGCTGATAGATTCATACTTTGATCgtcaattatacaaaaataaaatctgggTTGGCACTATAGAAG GCCTTCCTGTTTATTTCATTGAGCCCCATCATCCTGATAAGTTCTTCTGGAGAGGAAAATTTTATGGCGAGCATGATGATTTCAGacgattttcattttttagccGTGCAGCTCTTGAGTTTCTTCTTCAAGCTGGCAAGAAGCCAGACATCATTCATTGCCATGATTGGCAGACAGCATTCATT GCTCCTCTGTACTGGGATATATATGCCCCAAAAGGATTAAATTCAGCTAGGATTTGCTTTACATGCCACAACTTTGAGTATCAAGGAACTGCGGCAGCTTCAGAGTTAGAATCATGTGGTCTTGAAAGCCACCATCTAAACAGACCAGACAGAATGCAGGACAACTCAGCGCATGATAGAGTTAATTCTGTCAAG GGTGGAATTGTTTTCTCAAACATTGTGACAACAGTTTCACCTACTTACGCCCAAGAAGTGAGAACTTCAGAG GGAGGGCATGGTCTCCATTCAACACTCTCTGCCCACTCCAAAAAGTTCATTGGTATTCTTAATGGTATTGATACTGATGCATGGAATCCTGCCAccgatgcatttcttccagtcCAGTACAATGCAACTGATCTTCAAGGGAAAGCAGAGAATAAGCAAGCCTTGAGAAGGAACCTAGGTCTTTCATCTACAGATGTTAGGAGGCCATTG GTTGGCTGTATAACAAGACTGGTTCCACAAAAAGGTGTTCATCTTATTAGACATGCAATATATCTAACATTGGAGTTGGGAGGACAATTTGTTCTACTTGGTTCAAGTCCAGTGCCACACATTCAG TTTTCTCTTCTCTAG